In a single window of the Orbaceae bacterium lpD04 genome:
- a CDS encoding DUF5362 family protein: protein MDMTKDIIQIDVDPVIIKKMSFIGTIHKIFGVLAIIAGGLTCFGIITAIFGVPYIIAGIKLFKSGSSFSYAAYSNDGKFLREAIINLASFWLFNLIAMAATIVFYIFFIIILMIAVSANSSSYYY, encoded by the coding sequence ATGGACATGACTAAGGATATTATACAAATTGACGTTGATCCGGTTATAATTAAAAAAATGTCATTTATTGGTACAATTCACAAAATTTTTGGTGTATTAGCGATTATTGCGGGTGGCCTTACTTGCTTTGGTATAATTACCGCCATATTCGGCGTACCTTATATCATCGCGGGTATAAAATTATTTAAATCAGGTAGCTCATTTTCTTATGCAGCATATTCTAATGATGGCAAGTTTTTAAGAGAGGCGATAATTAATTTAGCGTCTTTTTGGTTATTTAATTTAATTGCAATGGCAGCAACAATTGTTTTTTATATATTTTTTATCATTATACTAATGATAGCAGTGAGTGCCAATAGTAGCAGCTATTATTACTAA
- a CDS encoding RidA family protein, whose amino-acid sequence MKITRIDPDERWSEATIFNGVIYYTSVPANLVNDAYEQTRSTLSEIDKILARANSDKTQILDATIFIADKADFPAMNRAWDEWVVKDKAPVRCTVQSGLMNDKYKVEIKIVAAVNV is encoded by the coding sequence GTGAAAATTACACGAATTGATCCTGATGAGCGTTGGTCAGAAGCAACTATTTTTAATGGTGTCATATACTATACTAGTGTCCCAGCTAATCTAGTTAATGATGCTTATGAGCAAACAAGAAGTACGTTGAGTGAAATTGATAAAATATTAGCTCGAGCGAATAGTGATAAAACACAAATTTTAGATGCAACTATTTTTATAGCGGATAAAGCTGATTTCCCTGCGATGAACAGAGCATGGGATGAATGGGTTGTAAAAGATAAAGCGCCAGTGCGTTGCACAGTTCAAAGCGGTTTAATGAACGATAAGTACAAAGTCGAAATTAAAATTGTTGCGGCTGTAAACGTGTAG
- the fabA gene encoding bifunctional 3-hydroxydecanoyl-ACP dehydratase/trans-2-decenoyl-ACP isomerase, with protein sequence MTFERKSSYTKEDLIKSGNNELFGIDGPPLPAAPMLMMDRVVEMNEQGGKYEKGYVEAELDIDADLWFFKCHFKNDPVMPGCLGLDAMWQLVGFYLGWLGGKGKGRALGVGEVKLAGQVLPTAKKVTYKIHFKRVINRKLIMGIGDGEVFVDGKLIYQATDLKVGLFQDTASF encoded by the coding sequence ATGACTTTTGAACGCAAATCATCTTATACAAAAGAAGATCTAATTAAATCAGGTAATAACGAACTATTTGGTATTGATGGGCCACCATTGCCTGCGGCGCCAATGTTAATGATGGATCGCGTTGTTGAAATGAACGAGCAAGGTGGTAAATATGAAAAAGGCTACGTTGAAGCAGAACTTGATATTGATGCTGATTTATGGTTTTTTAAATGCCACTTCAAAAATGATCCTGTAATGCCTGGTTGTTTAGGTCTTGATGCAATGTGGCAATTAGTTGGTTTTTACCTTGGCTGGCTTGGTGGTAAAGGTAAAGGTCGTGCATTAGGTGTTGGTGAAGTTAAACTTGCTGGACAAGTATTACCAACAGCAAAAAAAGTTACCTATAAAATTCACTTTAAACGAGTTATTAACCGTAAACTGATTATGGGAATTGGTGACGGTGAAGTTTTTGTTGATGGTAAATTGATTTATCAAGCAACCGATCTTAAAGTCGGCCTGTTCCAAGATACCGCTTCATTCTAA
- a CDS encoding Lon protease family protein yields MTIKQLSWQETQPNLEHISSLLQDLTLETDLLTLQPRVQSTLSLLCPEIRKPYHPKFMLLKAPESQLVFSLLHNSIKSMLPANDYGFAYHIYERKVTLAPAKSKQDNFSAIDNCLFSSLVDNENLFGCLRQPEDDTFKLQPGLVHNANGGVLILGLRTLLSQPAIWLRLKNMVLSSEYQWFSTDDSNPLPITIPPMPLDLRIILVGDRLSMADLQDFDPEFYDSALYAELENDLLVKSDEDIKKWSSYLRFLANYQQLPPIDNTAFSELIKEGVKYTEDQSYLPLSPDWLNTQLTNAAQIAENAIDLVAVKNAIAQKNWRESYLVDRFRDAIFTNQIIINTQEQIIGQINGLSVIEYPGYPKAIGEPTRLSCLIHFGDGEFIDIERKNELAGNIHSKGMMIMQSFITAEFAITHQLPFSASLVFEQSYNEVDGDSASLAGLCVLISALAGQPIDQQLAVTGSVDQFGRVQAIGGVNDKIAGFFAVCQHQGLTGQQGVIIPSSNQRHLCLSDEIVEAIKNGKFSIWTVDNVTQALYLLTGIPYRDDTTISLYKLIQTRIQLMMNQERRPTGWFNKWRK; encoded by the coding sequence TTGACAATTAAACAACTATCCTGGCAAGAAACTCAGCCTAATTTAGAACATATTTCATCATTACTACAAGATTTAACACTTGAAACGGATCTACTGACACTTCAGCCACGAGTGCAGTCAACCTTGTCTTTGCTATGCCCAGAGATTAGGAAACCTTATCATCCTAAGTTTATGCTACTAAAAGCGCCAGAAAGCCAGTTAGTATTCTCATTATTACACAATTCAATAAAATCAATGCTACCAGCTAATGATTATGGTTTTGCTTATCATATTTATGAGCGTAAAGTTACTTTAGCGCCCGCTAAAAGTAAGCAGGATAATTTTTCAGCAATCGATAATTGCTTATTTTCATCGTTAGTTGATAATGAAAATTTATTCGGCTGCTTAAGACAGCCAGAAGATGATACCTTTAAGCTACAACCAGGCTTAGTCCATAATGCTAATGGTGGCGTTTTGATATTAGGATTACGCACCTTACTTTCACAGCCAGCTATTTGGTTACGCTTAAAAAATATGGTATTAAGTAGTGAATATCAATGGTTTTCTACTGATGATTCCAACCCTCTGCCAATAACAATTCCGCCAATGCCTCTCGATCTACGTATTATTTTAGTTGGCGATAGGCTTAGTATGGCTGATCTTCAAGACTTTGATCCTGAATTTTACGATAGTGCTCTATACGCAGAGCTCGAAAATGATTTATTAGTTAAATCAGATGAAGATATTAAAAAATGGTCATCTTACCTACGATTTTTAGCTAATTACCAGCAGCTTCCGCCAATTGATAACACTGCCTTTAGTGAGTTAATTAAAGAAGGTGTTAAGTATACGGAAGATCAAAGCTATCTACCATTATCTCCTGACTGGCTAAATACACAATTAACTAACGCAGCACAAATAGCAGAAAATGCTATTGATTTAGTTGCAGTAAAAAATGCGATAGCACAAAAAAATTGGCGGGAAAGTTACTTAGTTGATCGATTTAGAGATGCTATATTCACCAATCAAATTATTATTAATACTCAAGAACAGATCATCGGCCAGATAAATGGTTTATCAGTCATTGAATATCCTGGTTATCCAAAGGCTATTGGTGAACCAACACGATTAAGCTGTTTGATCCATTTTGGCGATGGTGAATTTATTGATATTGAGCGTAAAAATGAATTAGCAGGTAATATTCACTCAAAAGGTATGATGATAATGCAATCATTTATTACTGCTGAATTTGCGATCACTCATCAATTGCCCTTTTCTGCCTCTTTAGTTTTTGAGCAATCTTATAATGAAGTTGATGGAGATAGTGCATCACTTGCAGGCTTATGTGTTTTAATTAGTGCCTTAGCTGGCCAACCTATCGATCAACAGCTTGCTGTAACAGGCTCAGTGGATCAATTTGGCAGAGTTCAAGCGATAGGTGGCGTAAATGATAAAATAGCCGGTTTTTTTGCAGTTTGTCAGCATCAAGGGTTAACTGGTCAACAGGGCGTGATTATTCCATCAAGTAATCAACGTCATCTATGTTTGAGTGATGAAATTGTCGAAGCGATTAAGAATGGTAAGTTTTCTATTTGGACGGTTGATAATGTTACGCAGGCGCTTTATTTACTTACCGGAATACCTTATCGCGATGATACAACAATAAGCTTATATAAATTGATTCAAACGCGAATTCAATTAATGATGAATCAAGAAAGAAGACCAACTGGTTGGTTCAACAAATGGCGCAAATAA
- a CDS encoding DUF3413 domain-containing protein, translated as MVKLKHNSWHDDRTSQIVSWGHWFALFNIFLVIILGSRYLFIADWPQTLLGRFYAIISCIGHFSFLTFIAYLILLFPLSFFIHSSKWQRIIAVIVATIAITILLIDIEIFSIFRMHLNFAIWQILTSPDDSNVLSAQWQKLFIFVPFILLLETIFAIWSWRKLRSLTKRRKYCKPVIATFILCFLFSHLIHIWADANFYRPITMQRSSLPISYPLTARHLLERYGFINQGNYESRIKQEGNPFAIAIEYPLSKINYQRQELPYNILIIVTDDWDQNNQLKNMPLLSEFAKQNIQFTNHFSASNTSSLGEFSLFYGLDPNYYNSILASHKPSAFIETLTKQRYSLGLFSSDGFEEPLYRYALLSNFSMPTETKKQSYLATSDLWLSWYQDQQNVANGSAWFSIIQYKNLPKTNSRKQQKDLDDAIANVIGAIKASKEMERTIVIITASNNQPSTNNDEFNRQQLNVPLIVAWPNKSSKIITAPTSHVDIIQTLMQDALNVTTTPRQYSQGENLFVPNGRKCLIGGTEIDIMALCEDKTVLIDNSGHYRIYDLDNRLKKNEKLGLSSFLQLVTENRRFMVTN; from the coding sequence ATGGTCAAACTTAAACATAATTCATGGCATGACGATCGCACCTCACAAATCGTAAGCTGGGGGCACTGGTTTGCACTATTTAATATTTTTTTAGTGATTATTTTAGGTAGTCGCTATCTTTTTATTGCTGATTGGCCTCAAACTTTACTTGGTCGATTTTATGCAATAATCAGCTGTATTGGTCATTTCAGTTTTTTAACATTTATTGCATATTTAATTTTACTCTTTCCATTAAGCTTCTTTATTCATTCGTCTAAATGGCAACGAATCATTGCTGTCATTGTTGCAACAATAGCGATTACAATATTACTTATTGATATTGAAATTTTTTCTATTTTTAGAATGCACTTAAATTTTGCGATATGGCAGATTCTAACATCACCAGATGATAGCAATGTCTTAAGCGCACAGTGGCAGAAGTTATTTATTTTTGTTCCTTTTATTTTATTACTAGAAACTATTTTTGCAATTTGGAGCTGGCGTAAACTACGTAGCTTAACGAAACGGCGCAAATATTGTAAACCTGTTATTGCAACTTTTATTCTCTGTTTTTTATTTTCTCATCTGATCCATATTTGGGCTGATGCCAATTTTTATCGTCCAATCACCATGCAGCGTTCTAGTTTACCGATTTCTTATCCTCTTACCGCAAGGCATTTGTTAGAGCGTTATGGGTTTATTAACCAAGGAAATTACGAATCACGTATTAAACAAGAGGGTAATCCTTTTGCAATCGCGATTGAATATCCATTAAGTAAAATTAACTATCAGCGTCAAGAGCTACCTTATAATATTTTAATTATTGTGACAGATGATTGGGATCAAAATAATCAGCTCAAAAATATGCCGTTACTTAGTGAGTTTGCTAAGCAAAATATCCAATTTACTAATCATTTTAGTGCAAGTAATACATCATCTCTTGGCGAGTTTTCTTTGTTTTATGGCTTAGATCCGAACTATTATAATAGTATTTTAGCCAGTCATAAACCCTCTGCATTTATTGAAACACTCACTAAGCAGCGATATAGTTTAGGTTTATTTTCATCAGATGGATTTGAGGAGCCACTATATCGCTATGCATTATTATCTAATTTTTCTATGCCAACTGAGACTAAAAAACAGTCTTATTTGGCAACCAGTGACTTATGGCTATCTTGGTACCAAGATCAGCAAAATGTCGCAAATGGCTCTGCTTGGTTTTCTATTATTCAGTATAAAAATCTGCCAAAAACTAATTCCCGTAAGCAGCAAAAAGATCTTGATGATGCGATAGCTAACGTTATTGGTGCAATAAAAGCAAGTAAAGAAATGGAGAGGACTATTGTGATTATTACGGCAAGCAATAATCAGCCATCAACCAATAATGATGAATTTAATCGCCAACAGCTAAATGTTCCTTTAATTGTTGCATGGCCAAATAAAAGCTCAAAAATTATTACCGCCCCGACATCACACGTTGATATTATACAAACGCTTATGCAAGATGCTTTAAATGTTACTACCACGCCAAGACAATATAGCCAAGGTGAAAACTTATTCGTACCTAATGGACGAAAATGTCTAATTGGTGGCACTGAAATTGATATCATGGCCCTGTGTGAAGATAAAACAGTTTTAATTGATAATTCAGGTCACTATAGAATTTATGATTTAGATAATCGATTGAAAAAAAATGAAAAACTAGGTCTTTCTAGCTTCTTACAGCTTGTAACGGAAAATCGACGATTTATGGTAACAAATTAA
- a CDS encoding YhcH/YjgK/YiaL family protein, with translation MIIGNIEHLNLVPYLPAKLQHAIEYIRDNVNSNTPTGKYEIEGEKVFFMVSENIPRQRQDANPEYHKKYIDIQIVLEGEEGMAISTLAPHTEITEDNIASGDIAFVKTPDEETIFVAHQNDFVIFYPGEVHKPLCVVDGKLAKVRKVVVKVDVNYL, from the coding sequence ATGATTATTGGCAATATAGAGCATTTGAATTTAGTTCCATATTTACCGGCAAAGTTACAACATGCTATTGAATATATTAGAGATAATGTAAATAGTAATACCCCAACTGGTAAATATGAAATTGAAGGTGAAAAAGTCTTTTTTATGGTGTCTGAAAATATTCCAAGACAAAGGCAAGATGCAAACCCAGAATATCATAAAAAATATATCGATATTCAAATTGTATTAGAGGGTGAAGAGGGAATGGCTATCTCAACATTAGCTCCACATACAGAAATTACTGAAGATAATATCGCAAGTGGTGATATTGCTTTCGTTAAAACGCCAGATGAGGAAACAATTTTTGTTGCTCATCAAAATGATTTTGTTATCTTCTATCCAGGTGAAGTACATAAACCACTTTGTGTTGTCGATGGCAAATTGGCCAAAGTTCGTAAGGTTGTAGTTAAAGTAGATGTAAATTATTTATAA
- a CDS encoding sugar kinase, whose amino-acid sequence MTTNIAIIGECMIELSIKQDSTSRSFGGDTLNTSVYLARLLAQEPFTINYVTGLGTDPFSQEMIDIWQKEDINTDLVQRLSDKMPGLYSIVTDNTGERSFYYWRNDAAAKFWLQTEQTVHVCQKISQCDYVYLSGISIAILDSDSILKLLELLRKVKQNGGKVIFDNNYRPRLWSSIELARSVYADILACTDIAFLTLDDEDLLWGKAPYEDVIARTKQYGVSEIIIKRGSESCIVDAKEGRFDIPANKIAKDKVIDTTAAGDSFSAGYLAARLTGASPDKSAKQGHLVAGTVIQYRGAVIPLDATPKLL is encoded by the coding sequence ATGACAACAAATATTGCAATAATTGGCGAGTGTATGATTGAACTGTCAATTAAACAAGATTCCACATCGAGAAGTTTTGGTGGTGATACGTTAAATACTTCTGTTTATCTTGCGCGGCTATTAGCACAAGAACCGTTTACTATTAATTATGTGACAGGACTTGGAACCGATCCTTTTAGCCAAGAGATGATTGATATATGGCAAAAAGAAGATATAAATACGGATTTAGTCCAACGTTTGAGCGATAAAATGCCGGGTCTTTATTCTATTGTTACAGATAATACTGGCGAGCGATCATTCTATTATTGGCGTAATGATGCTGCAGCAAAGTTCTGGTTGCAAACTGAACAGACAGTTCACGTTTGCCAAAAAATTAGTCAATGTGATTATGTTTACCTTAGTGGCATTAGTATTGCAATTTTAGATTCCGACAGTATTTTAAAATTACTTGAGCTATTAAGAAAAGTTAAACAAAATGGGGGTAAAGTTATTTTTGATAATAACTATCGCCCGCGTTTATGGTCGAGTATTGAACTCGCTCGCAGTGTATACGCAGATATTTTAGCTTGTACTGATATTGCTTTTTTAACGCTTGATGACGAAGATCTCTTGTGGGGGAAAGCGCCTTATGAAGACGTTATTGCTAGAACAAAACAATATGGTGTTAGCGAAATTATCATTAAACGTGGTAGTGAAAGTTGTATTGTCGATGCTAAAGAAGGACGTTTTGATATTCCAGCTAATAAAATTGCCAAAGATAAAGTGATTGATACAACAGCAGCCGGTGATTCGTTTAGCGCAGGTTATCTTGCCGCAAGGTTAACAGGGGCAAGTCCTGACAAATCAGCTAAACAGGGCCATTTAGTTGCGGGAACGGTAATTCAGTATCGTGGCGCGGTTATTCCACTTGATGCTACACCAAAACTATTGTAG
- a CDS encoding MFS transporter translates to MKLPRLSLLSQICITHLISHIHMLVLPVLMPVMLLGNSDIDFIQIGFAISVFNIVSAVVQAPVGFFVDRIGPKRVLITGLIVGSLSFLSLGFISHYYWLVIAMAIAGVANAVYHPADYALLSQNVAEKRMGRAFSLHTFSGYIGFAVTPTLMLTVSSLYNVQMAFMVSGIIGLIAAAILYPKAGNEPIKKDHSKPPIDKSTSAAVANKLPLITPAIFLMLVLFLLLSLSGSSIQNFSVSALVKGYSISLADANIALTAFLLMGSIGVLAGGQLADYSNRHGLIAAGALVITALLALFIAISPISSTIIITLIIGLMGFLSGIIAPSRDMLVRNVSPKGAEGRVFGIVSTGFNFGGTIGPLLFGWILDQNYPRGIFWCTAIFMALTAVIAFYQEIKGTKRQ, encoded by the coding sequence ATGAAATTACCTAGACTATCTCTATTATCTCAAATTTGTATTACACATTTAATTAGTCATATTCATATGTTGGTATTACCGGTTTTAATGCCTGTAATGTTACTAGGAAATAGTGATATTGACTTTATCCAAATTGGTTTTGCTATTAGTGTATTTAATATTGTTTCTGCAGTTGTCCAAGCGCCTGTTGGTTTTTTTGTGGATCGGATAGGGCCCAAGCGAGTATTAATTACAGGGCTAATCGTTGGTAGTTTAAGTTTCTTATCATTAGGGTTTATCAGTCATTACTACTGGCTCGTTATTGCTATGGCGATAGCAGGTGTTGCGAATGCTGTTTACCATCCAGCAGATTATGCACTATTATCACAAAATGTGGCAGAAAAGCGAATGGGCAGAGCATTTTCATTACACACTTTTAGTGGTTATATCGGCTTTGCTGTTACACCAACACTAATGCTAACTGTTAGTTCACTTTATAATGTTCAGATGGCATTTATGGTTAGTGGCATAATTGGGCTTATTGCCGCCGCAATTCTTTATCCAAAAGCGGGTAATGAGCCAATTAAAAAAGATCATAGTAAACCACCTATTGATAAATCAACGTCAGCAGCTGTAGCGAATAAATTACCTCTAATTACCCCTGCTATCTTTCTAATGTTAGTACTATTTTTATTACTCAGCTTAAGTGGAAGCTCGATCCAAAACTTTTCTGTTTCAGCTTTAGTAAAAGGCTATTCTATTTCGTTAGCTGATGCAAATATTGCCTTAACCGCATTTTTATTGATGGGCTCAATTGGTGTATTAGCCGGTGGCCAACTTGCCGATTATTCAAATCGTCATGGATTAATTGCGGCCGGTGCATTAGTGATAACTGCTTTACTCGCCTTATTTATTGCGATATCGCCTATTTCATCAACGATTATTATTACTTTAATCATTGGTTTAATGGGGTTTTTATCGGGTATTATCGCGCCATCGCGTGATATGCTAGTTCGAAATGTGTCGCCGAAAGGGGCTGAAGGGCGTGTATTTGGTATTGTCTCAACAGGATTTAATTTTGGTGGTACGATTGGGCCACTCTTATTTGGCTGGATACTAGATCAAAATTATCCTAGAGGAATATTTTGGTGTACTGCGATTTTTATGGCTTTAACCGCCGTGATCGCTTTTTATCAAGAAATAAAAGGCACTAAAAGACAGTAA
- a CDS encoding YcgL domain-containing protein, which translates to MMLCYIYRSSKKENSYLYLAKENDFSKIPEVLMTAFGKPIFAMKVLLDGKRQFAVGTSQEIENKINRDGFFLQMLKEDDFYINSH; encoded by the coding sequence ATGATGTTGTGTTATATTTACCGAAGTTCAAAGAAAGAGAATAGTTATTTATACCTTGCTAAGGAAAATGATTTCTCTAAGATCCCTGAAGTTTTAATGACCGCTTTTGGTAAACCGATCTTTGCAATGAAAGTTCTGCTCGATGGTAAACGCCAGTTTGCTGTTGGTACATCGCAAGAGATTGAAAATAAGATTAATCGTGATGGCTTTTTTCTACAAATGTTAAAAGAAGATGATTTTTATATCAATTCTCATTAG
- a CDS encoding lytic murein transglycosylase: MKLIKALVLVTTIFVILGCSNQVSTSEIKPSYIGFDKPREQQYFADYIDVLKQYAKEQGINDNTIETAFNDVYYIEHVIKADKSQPEKKATLDEYLARAVSPARIELAKQKYLQFHPQIRNATILTNVPQTYILALWGVESGYGKYQGKEDIISALSTLAFEGRREQFFVKELISALTILQNGHIQKSQFKGSWAGAMGQNQFMPSSYLTYGLDGDGDGIIDIWNNMDDIFASTANYLSTVGWDSTQSWGNKIKLPINFNSQLAGLENEKAKDVADWLKMGITFIGNKSQPKKTAKAWVIIPDTNSGEGYLVSNNFRTLMHWNRSYYFAVSVGMLADSLTDGSLNTEEGN, translated from the coding sequence ATGAAATTGATTAAAGCACTCGTGCTAGTTACGACTATTTTTGTGATATTAGGATGCTCGAATCAAGTATCGACTAGTGAGATTAAACCTAGCTATATTGGATTTGATAAGCCAAGAGAGCAACAATACTTTGCTGATTATATTGATGTATTAAAACAATATGCTAAAGAGCAGGGTATTAATGATAATACAATTGAAACGGCATTTAATGATGTTTACTACATTGAACATGTTATTAAAGCAGATAAAAGCCAACCTGAAAAGAAAGCGACCCTAGATGAATATTTAGCCCGAGCTGTATCACCCGCTCGAATTGAGCTTGCTAAACAGAAATATTTACAATTTCATCCACAGATACGTAACGCAACGATATTAACCAATGTCCCACAAACCTATATTCTAGCACTATGGGGGGTTGAAAGTGGCTATGGTAAATATCAAGGTAAAGAAGATATTATTTCGGCATTATCGACTTTAGCTTTTGAAGGTCGACGTGAACAATTTTTCGTCAAAGAATTAATCTCTGCATTAACTATTTTACAAAATGGTCATATCCAAAAATCTCAATTTAAAGGTTCATGGGCTGGTGCGATGGGGCAAAATCAATTTATGCCATCCTCCTACTTGACGTATGGCCTAGACGGTGATGGTGATGGAATTATTGATATTTGGAATAACATGGATGATATCTTTGCCTCAACAGCAAACTACCTTTCTACCGTTGGTTGGGACAGTACGCAAAGTTGGGGGAATAAGATTAAATTACCGATTAACTTTAATTCACAACTAGCCGGCCTTGAAAATGAAAAAGCCAAAGACGTTGCTGATTGGTTAAAGATGGGAATTACATTTATTGGCAATAAATCACAACCTAAAAAAACAGCAAAAGCATGGGTAATTATTCCCGATACTAATAGTGGTGAAGGTTATTTAGTTTCCAATAATTTTAGGACACTGATGCACTGGAATCGATCATACTACTTTGCCGTAAGCGTAGGTATGCTTGCTGATAGCCTAACAGATGGCTCACTTAACACAGAAGAAGGTAATTAA
- a CDS encoding YcgN family cysteine cluster protein has protein sequence MSFWQNKTLDQLTDSEWEQLCDGCGQCCLNKLIDEDTDEILYTNVACNQLDSKTCQCRHYLDRFKYEPDCIKLTRENLFTIEWLPKTCTYLYFQEHQTLPDWHPLITGNKEMMHKKRISVRNRIVYEKDVIQWQDHIIR, from the coding sequence ATGTCATTTTGGCAAAATAAAACACTGGATCAGCTCACTGATTCAGAATGGGAACAGTTATGCGATGGTTGCGGCCAGTGTTGCTTAAATAAATTAATCGATGAAGATACCGATGAGATTTTATATACTAATGTTGCTTGTAATCAACTTGATAGTAAAACCTGTCAATGTCGGCATTACTTGGATCGTTTTAAATATGAACCAGATTGTATTAAATTGACGAGGGAAAACTTATTCACTATTGAATGGCTACCTAAAACCTGCACTTATCTATATTTTCAGGAGCATCAGACTCTTCCAGATTGGCATCCTTTAATTACCGGTAATAAAGAGATGATGCATAAAAAACGCATTTCAGTAAGAAATCGTATCGTCTATGAAAAAGATGTTATTCAATGGCAGGATCATATTATTCGTTGA
- the nadD gene encoding nicotinate-nucleotide adenylyltransferase: MTNRLTALFGGTFDPIHYGHLLPVIALAKEIRLTHISLLPNHIPPHKAQPEATTNQRVEMLKLAVENYPFLSIDMREITEARLDRPSYTIDTLKAWRHENGNTQGLAFILGQDSLLNLTSWNNWQALLDYCHLLICRRPGYTDSPDDKDFKQWIALHQTNDINQLHQYANGFIYFANTPLENISATEIRQQITNKKSCEALLPSNVWHYIQTNHLYGA, from the coding sequence ATGACGAATAGATTAACGGCCTTATTTGGTGGTACTTTTGATCCAATCCATTATGGCCATTTATTGCCAGTTATTGCTTTAGCAAAGGAGATAAGATTAACTCATATTAGTTTGCTACCAAATCATATCCCCCCCCATAAAGCACAACCCGAAGCAACGACAAATCAACGTGTTGAAATGCTAAAACTGGCAGTTGAAAACTATCCTTTTTTATCAATTGATATGCGTGAAATAACTGAAGCGAGATTGGATAGACCATCTTATACTATTGATACTCTAAAAGCTTGGCGACATGAAAATGGTAATACTCAAGGGTTAGCCTTTATATTAGGGCAAGACTCATTACTTAATCTAACAAGCTGGAATAATTGGCAAGCGTTATTAGATTATTGCCATTTACTGATTTGTCGTCGACCAGGATATACTGACAGTCCTGATGATAAGGATTTTAAACAGTGGATTGCACTACACCAAACTAACGATATTAATCAATTGCATCAATATGCTAATGGATTTATTTATTTTGCTAATACACCATTAGAAAATATTTCTGCAACGGAAATAAGACAACAAATCACAAATAAAAAGAGCTGTGAAGCTTTGTTGCCTTCAAATGTTTGGCACTATATCCAAACTAACCATTTATATGGTGCCTAG